In a genomic window of Salegentibacter salegens:
- the cyoE gene encoding heme o synthase: protein MSSTGVHTSSASILTDFKEITKVRLAVSVVFSSVAGYFLGADSIDFVTVFLLAIGGYFMVGASNAYNQIIERDLDALMDRTKNRPIPDGRMSVSTAFLIASVFTIAGLIVLYIINPKTAMFGAISIFLYVSLYTPLKTKTPLSVFVGAIPGAIPFMLGWVAATGDFSIEPGTLFMIQFFWQFPHFWAIGWWLYDDYKKGGFFMLPTGKRDKGTAIQIILYTIWTILVSLIPVFGVTGKLFLSPVAGALILLLGLGMLYYALKLYKEKTAQAAKKLMFASVSYITLLQIVYVFDKFIREWI from the coding sequence TTGAGCAGCACCGGTGTACATACTTCCTCGGCTTCTATCCTAACAGACTTTAAAGAAATTACCAAGGTACGGCTTGCTGTAAGCGTGGTTTTTTCTTCGGTTGCTGGTTATTTCCTCGGGGCCGACAGCATAGACTTTGTTACTGTTTTTTTACTTGCTATTGGCGGTTACTTTATGGTGGGCGCTTCAAATGCTTATAATCAAATTATAGAGCGTGATCTTGATGCGCTTATGGATCGCACTAAAAACCGACCTATTCCCGATGGAAGAATGTCGGTAAGTACGGCTTTTTTAATTGCCAGTGTTTTTACTATTGCAGGACTTATAGTTTTATACATTATCAATCCTAAAACTGCAATGTTTGGGGCGATTAGTATCTTTTTGTATGTAAGTTTATATACACCTCTTAAGACTAAAACTCCGTTGTCTGTTTTTGTAGGTGCAATACCGGGAGCTATTCCTTTTATGTTAGGCTGGGTAGCGGCAACAGGAGATTTCAGTATAGAACCGGGAACTTTATTTATGATACAGTTCTTCTGGCAGTTTCCGCATTTTTGGGCTATTGGCTGGTGGTTATATGACGATTATAAAAAAGGCGGATTTTTTATGCTGCCCACCGGAAAACGGGATAAAGGCACCGCAATACAAATAATTCTTTATACTATCTGGACCATTTTAGTTTCGTTAATTCCTGTTTTTGGAGTTACAGGAAAACTTTTTCTGTCGCCGGTTGCGGGAGCTCTTATTCTTTTACTAGGATTGGGAATGCTATATTATGCTTTAAAATTGTATAAAGAAAAGACGGCGCAGGCCGCTAAAAAATTAATGTTTGCAAGCGTATCTTATATTACGCTGCTACAAATAGTATATGTTTTCGATAAATTTATAAGAGAATGGATTTAA
- a CDS encoding cytochrome c oxidase subunit 3, with product MDLTQGAEKHKYDRAKKMMLWFGIISMIMTFGGLTSAYVVSKTRPDWLTEFDLPNAFLWSTIVIVLSSLTFIMAKQSILAENRRNASALLIGTLILAVLFVALQFQGFSEIIANGYYFTGSESSITTSFIYVLVLVHMAHLLAGIITLLVVIYNHFKQRYKKGQMLGIELGATFWHFVDLMWIYLFVFLYFFR from the coding sequence ATGGATTTAACTCAAGGTGCCGAAAAGCACAAATATGATAGGGCAAAGAAGATGATGCTCTGGTTTGGGATAATTAGTATGATCATGACCTTTGGTGGGCTAACCAGTGCTTATGTAGTAAGTAAAACAAGACCAGATTGGTTAACAGAGTTCGATCTCCCAAACGCTTTCTTATGGAGTACTATTGTTATAGTTTTAAGTAGTCTCACATTTATAATGGCTAAACAAAGCATTTTAGCGGAAAACCGAAGAAACGCTTCAGCTTTACTGATTGGTACACTGATACTTGCAGTACTATTTGTTGCGCTTCAATTTCAAGGTTTTTCTGAAATAATAGCTAATGGATATTACTTTACAGGTAGCGAAAGCAGTATTACAACTTCATTCATTTATGTATTGGTTTTGGTGCACATGGCGCACCTGTTGGCGGGCATTATCACGCTTTTAGTAGTAATTTATAACCATTTTAAACAACGTTATAAAAAAGGTCAAATGCTTGGGATTGAGCTAGGTGCGACTTTTTGGCATTTTGTTGATCTTATGTGGATTTACCTGTTTGTCTTTTTATATTTCTTTAGATAA
- a CDS encoding cytochrome c oxidase subunit 3: MEATVVRTGTEGKTWGGGNEPLKASYGKLMMWFFITSDALTFSGFLAAYGFSRFKFMDSWPIADEVFNHFPFLHGVDAPMYYVALMTFILIFSSVTMVLAVDAGHQLNKAKVTFYMFLTIIGGVVFLGSQAWEWKNFINGTYGAVYTNGGNVLQFIDGDGHRVALADIAVSEASVRVEHEERNGIWFENERSLPSYSIEEVKAGFAANPDLLIRTQIMTEEGEKIILSREESLAKLDSEAAGVVEGANLTRNEYGPPLFGDFFFFITGFHGFHVFSGVLINIIIFFNVILGTYERRKNYEMVEKVGLYWHFVDLVWVFVFTFFYLV; the protein is encoded by the coding sequence ATGGAAGCTACTGTTGTTAGAACAGGCACCGAAGGTAAAACCTGGGGTGGAGGAAATGAACCTTTAAAAGCCAGTTACGGCAAATTGATGATGTGGTTTTTTATCACTTCCGATGCACTTACCTTCTCTGGTTTTCTTGCAGCTTATGGTTTTTCCCGTTTTAAATTTATGGATTCGTGGCCAATTGCCGACGAAGTTTTTAATCACTTTCCATTCTTACACGGTGTAGATGCGCCAATGTATTATGTGGCTTTGATGACTTTTATCCTTATTTTTTCTTCGGTAACAATGGTTTTGGCAGTAGATGCTGGTCATCAATTAAATAAAGCGAAAGTTACTTTTTATATGTTTCTTACCATTATTGGTGGGGTTGTTTTTCTTGGTTCTCAAGCCTGGGAATGGAAGAATTTTATAAATGGAACATATGGCGCCGTTTATACTAACGGAGGAAATGTACTTCAATTTATCGATGGCGATGGTCACCGGGTAGCGCTTGCAGATATCGCTGTTTCTGAAGCTTCAGTTAGAGTAGAACACGAAGAGAGAAATGGAATTTGGTTTGAAAACGAAAGATCTCTACCTTCTTATTCTATAGAAGAAGTAAAAGCTGGATTTGCCGCAAATCCAGATCTTTTAATAAGAACACAAATAATGACAGAGGAAGGTGAAAAAATCATCCTTTCCCGCGAAGAATCGCTCGCTAAATTAGATAGTGAAGCCGCTGGCGTGGTAGAAGGAGCTAACCTTACACGTAATGAATATGGGCCGCCATTATTTGGTGACTTCTTTTTCTTTATTACCGGTTTTCACGGTTTTCACGTTTTTTCAGGAGTGCTTATCAATATCATTATTTTCTTTAACGTAATCCTTGGTACCTACGAGCGCAGGAAGAATTATGAAATGGTAGAAAAGGTTGGTCTTTACTGGCACTTTGTAGATTTAGTTTGGGTATTTGTATTTACATTCTTTTACCTTGTATAA
- a CDS encoding cytochrome C oxidase subunit IV family protein produces the protein MAHDTAHHHESNTKKIWTVFVILSIVTLVEVVFGILKPEFLTGTSFLSMSLLNWIFILLTIYKAYYIAWAFMHLEGETKGLRRAIVWTAIFLVSYLIFILLTEGGYIYEVYKNDHIAWDF, from the coding sequence ATGGCACACGATACAGCACATCATCACGAATCTAATACAAAGAAGATCTGGACGGTATTTGTAATCCTATCTATCGTTACCCTTGTGGAAGTTGTTTTTGGGATTTTAAAACCCGAATTCCTAACTGGAACCTCTTTCTTAAGTATGTCGCTCCTTAACTGGATCTTCATCCTACTAACAATATATAAAGCTTACTATATTGCCTGGGCCTTTATGCACCTGGAAGGGGAAACTAAAGGTTTGCGCCGCGCAATAGTGTGGACGGCAATTTTTCTTGTTAGTTACCTTATATTTATTCTTTTAACAGAAGGTGGTTATATATACGAGGTATATAAGAATGACCACATAGCCTGGGATTTTTAA
- a CDS encoding SCO family protein yields the protein MKRKYSYIGLSLVILVFGIIFIPKIVKTIGSDEVVKADRLNIKGAEKDNNANKALSYIEINGRKKKAPEFQLVNQDGDTITNGDYLGKVYVAEFFFTTCPTICPIMNQNLVEVQKEFQNKENFGIASFSIDPKHDTPEVLKSYAENYGIDHPNWNLLTGEKDSIYGLANGGFNIYAGENSEVAGGFAHQGLFALVDKEGYIRSRQDKYGNPIIYYRGSVERNKSVAEGDEEPQIDILIEDIKKLL from the coding sequence ATGAAAAGAAAATATTCTTACATAGGTCTTTCACTCGTCATTCTGGTGTTTGGGATTATTTTTATTCCCAAAATTGTGAAAACAATAGGAAGTGATGAAGTAGTGAAAGCAGATAGGCTAAATATTAAGGGAGCTGAGAAGGATAATAATGCTAATAAAGCGCTTTCCTATATCGAGATCAACGGAAGAAAGAAAAAGGCGCCTGAGTTTCAACTTGTAAATCAGGATGGCGATACCATCACTAATGGAGATTACCTGGGAAAAGTATATGTAGCCGAATTCTTTTTTACTACCTGTCCCACGATCTGCCCAATAATGAATCAAAACCTGGTAGAAGTTCAGAAGGAATTTCAGAATAAAGAAAATTTCGGAATAGCTTCTTTTTCTATAGATCCAAAGCACGATACCCCCGAGGTTTTAAAATCTTATGCCGAAAACTACGGAATAGATCACCCGAACTGGAATTTATTAACCGGTGAAAAAGATTCAATTTATGGGCTTGCCAATGGTGGTTTTAATATCTATGCCGGAGAAAATAGTGAGGTTGCCGGTGGTTTTGCTCATCAGGGCTTGTTCGCTCTGGTAGATAAAGAGGGTTATATTAGATCCCGCCAGGATAAATATGGAAACCCAATAATTTACTATCGTGGTTCGGTAGAAAGAAATAAATCGGTTGCAGAAGGTGATGAAGAGCCGCAAATTGATATTTTAATTGAAGATATTAAAAAATTACTGTGA
- a CDS encoding DUF420 domain-containing protein: MKRTLTKTDRIAVPVIIALSILVPIIVLILMYLPERYNIFGTQTGIFPFFHAVLNGATALLLMLGYFFMSIKEYKLHRNVMIAAFVLSAIFLVSYVISKISNDPVPYGGEGFLRPVYFFILITHIVLSAIIVPLVLFTMYRGLTGEYEKHARVARWTFPIWLYVAVTGVLVYIFMWPYY; the protein is encoded by the coding sequence GTGAAAAGAACGCTAACAAAAACCGATAGGATTGCGGTACCGGTTATAATTGCCTTATCTATCCTGGTGCCAATCATTGTACTTATTTTAATGTACCTGCCAGAACGCTATAATATCTTTGGTACTCAAACAGGAATTTTTCCATTCTTTCACGCGGTTTTAAACGGCGCTACGGCTCTTTTGTTAATGCTTGGCTATTTCTTTATGAGCATTAAGGAATATAAACTGCACCGAAACGTAATGATTGCCGCATTTGTACTTTCGGCTATATTTCTAGTAAGCTACGTGATCTCAAAAATAAGTAACGATCCCGTACCTTATGGCGGTGAAGGCTTTTTGCGACCTGTGTATTTCTTTATTCTTATTACACACATCGTGCTTTCGGCAATTATTGTTCCTTTAGTGCTTTTTACAATGTATCGTGGTTTAACCGGGGAATATGAAAAACATGCTAGAGTTGCCCGCTGGACGTTTCCAATTTGGTTATACGTTGCAGTTACCGGCGTGTTGGTTTATATATTTATGTGGCCTTATTATTAG
- a CDS encoding LPXTG cell wall anchor domain-containing protein: MKIRVLFLFLLLLLLPELAEAQCSMCRAVLESDTDQSAAKGINNGILYLMAFPYLLIGGLGYFIYRSRKKAKKSEEA; encoded by the coding sequence ATGAAAATCAGGGTTTTATTTCTTTTCCTTCTTTTGCTTTTGCTACCCGAATTAGCCGAAGCACAATGTTCTATGTGCCGTGCGGTATTAGAAAGCGATACCGATCAAAGCGCTGCAAAAGGTATAAATAACGGAATCCTTTACCTCATGGCTTTTCCTTATCTCCTAATTGGCGGTTTAGGCTATTTTATATACCGTTCCCGTAAAAAAGCCAAAAAATCTGAGGAAGCTTAA
- a CDS encoding ABC transporter ATP-binding protein, producing MIEIKDLHKSYKMGSNSLHVLKGVNFSVAEGELVSIMGSSGSGKSTLLNILGMLDEADEGSYTLDGVAIKNLNEKIAARYRNKFLGFIFQSFNLISYKNALDNVALPLYYQGIKRGERIDKAMSYLEKVGLADWAGHLPNELSGGQKQRVAIARALASDPKVLLADEPTGALDSKTSYDVMNLIQEINDEGRTILVVTHEADIAAMTKRIVNLKDGRIIQDTKVNQVRAQQNV from the coding sequence ATGATAGAAATTAAAGATCTTCATAAATCCTATAAAATGGGCAGTAATTCACTGCACGTTTTAAAAGGAGTTAATTTTAGCGTAGCCGAAGGAGAACTCGTTTCTATCATGGGGTCTTCAGGTTCGGGAAAATCTACCCTGTTAAATATTCTCGGAATGCTCGACGAAGCCGATGAAGGCTCTTATACTCTTGATGGCGTTGCTATAAAAAATCTTAACGAAAAAATAGCCGCCCGCTATCGTAATAAATTCCTGGGTTTTATCTTTCAATCTTTTAATCTTATTTCTTATAAAAATGCTTTGGATAATGTAGCCCTTCCGCTTTATTACCAGGGAATTAAACGCGGGGAGCGTATAGATAAAGCGATGTCTTATCTGGAAAAAGTTGGCCTGGCCGATTGGGCGGGACATTTGCCAAATGAACTTTCTGGAGGGCAAAAACAAAGGGTTGCCATTGCAAGGGCACTTGCCAGCGATCCTAAAGTGCTTTTAGCCGATGAACCTACGGGGGCTTTAGATTCTAAAACGTCTTATGATGTTATGAACTTAATACAGGAGATTAACGATGAAGGCCGTACTATACTTGTAGTAACACACGAAGCCGATATTGCTGCAATGACGAAGAGAATCGTGAATCTAAAAGATGGTAGAATAATTCAGGATACCAAAGTCAACCAGGTAAGAGCGCAGCAAAATGTTTGA
- a CDS encoding ABC transporter permease, which yields MFDLERWEEIFDTIRKNKLRTFLTGLSVASGIFILVILLGIGEGMRNGISEEFKSDAANIMYVYTGVTSKEYKGLNPGRRIQMKNEDFNYTALKYQDDLEYKSSIYRIWNGIVNYGKESGSYRVEGVYPDYQFLENSGMIEGRFVNYKDHDNFEKVVVVGNKVRNDLFKDSKDPLGEYIQISGINFKVIGVFTDPGGEREESRVFMPLSTAQRVFGGANNIANMAFTLEPEDNFEAALAASNRFSADVKNQLKESHTIAPDDERAVTINNSLENAKRFYDLMDMIKFFFWGVGICTIIAGVVGVSNIMLIIVKERTREIGIRKALGAEPLSIVGMVLHESIFVTAIAGFIGLIASLLLLEFVGPLIETQYISNPAVNFNVALTTVFILVLAGAIAGFFPAWRAARIKPIVALRDE from the coding sequence ATGTTTGATTTAGAACGTTGGGAAGAGATCTTTGATACGATTCGTAAAAACAAATTACGAACGTTCCTAACCGGGCTTTCTGTAGCTTCGGGGATTTTTATTTTAGTGATTCTTTTGGGAATTGGTGAAGGAATGCGTAATGGTATTTCAGAGGAATTTAAAAGTGATGCTGCTAATATTATGTACGTGTATACCGGCGTTACTTCTAAAGAATATAAAGGCTTAAATCCAGGTAGAAGAATTCAGATGAAAAATGAAGACTTTAATTACACAGCCTTAAAGTACCAGGATGATTTAGAATACAAATCTTCCATCTACCGAATTTGGAACGGCATAGTTAACTACGGGAAAGAATCAGGTTCCTATCGCGTAGAAGGTGTTTATCCAGATTATCAGTTTCTTGAAAACAGTGGTATGATAGAGGGGCGCTTTGTAAATTACAAAGATCACGATAATTTTGAGAAAGTTGTGGTTGTAGGGAATAAGGTTAGAAACGACCTTTTTAAAGATAGTAAAGATCCGCTGGGCGAGTATATTCAGATCTCGGGAATAAATTTTAAAGTTATTGGCGTTTTTACCGATCCCGGCGGGGAAAGGGAAGAAAGTAGGGTTTTTATGCCACTTTCTACGGCACAACGCGTTTTTGGTGGGGCTAACAATATTGCCAATATGGCTTTTACTTTAGAGCCCGAAGATAATTTTGAAGCTGCGCTTGCCGCTTCTAATCGCTTTTCAGCCGACGTTAAAAACCAACTTAAAGAATCACATACCATAGCTCCCGATGATGAGCGCGCGGTGACCATCAACAACTCACTGGAAAATGCGAAGCGGTTTTACGATCTTATGGATATGATAAAATTCTTCTTTTGGGGTGTAGGTATTTGTACCATTATTGCCGGAGTAGTGGGAGTGAGCAATATTATGCTCATTATTGTAAAAGAACGAACCAGGGAAATAGGAATACGAAAGGCTCTTGGGGCAGAACCACTTTCTATAGTAGGAATGGTGTTGCACGAGTCTATTTTTGTAACTGCAATTGCCGGGTTTATAGGCCTTATTGCAAGTTTATTGCTATTGGAATTTGTGGGGCCGCTTATAGAAACCCAATATATCTCCAATCCTGCGGTTAACTTTAACGTGGCGCTTACCACTGTTTTTATTTTAGTGCTTGCTGGCGCTATTGCCGGATTTTTCCCCGCCTGGAGAGCTGCGAGAATTAAACCCATTGTTGCATTAAGAGACGAATAG
- a CDS encoding ABC transporter permease, with the protein MFSRDKWSEIIEALSANWFRTILTAFGVMWGIFILVILLAAGKGLENGVKQGFGGIATNTMFMWTQTPSKPYKGLPKGRRYNFKTADVEALRENVPGLRFISPRNQLGGFGGNNNVVRGLQTGAFNVYGDYPEIIQQEPMDVTSGRFINYLDIQNKRKVAIIGEGVRRELYEKDEEVLGTYLKINGVNFMVIGTYKKKGGGGGNAEEAQKEIYVPFTAFSQAFNMGDTVGWMAITAQDENSITSLKSSILDLIKSRHSIHPEDDRAVGNFDLYEEFNKINGLFVALKAVAYFVGILVLLSGIIGISNIMLIVVKERTNEIGVRRALGATPWSIRGQILMESIFLTIISGMTGIIFATGIIAGINYALSGMDTSEMMFANPSVDLGVVLTALAILICSGLLAGLIPAQNAIKIKPVDALRTE; encoded by the coding sequence ATGTTTAGCAGGGATAAATGGAGCGAAATAATTGAAGCATTAAGTGCGAACTGGTTTAGAACCATACTTACCGCTTTTGGGGTAATGTGGGGTATTTTCATCCTGGTTATCTTACTGGCTGCCGGTAAAGGACTCGAAAATGGCGTAAAACAGGGTTTTGGTGGCATTGCTACAAACACGATGTTTATGTGGACGCAAACCCCATCTAAACCTTATAAAGGCCTGCCTAAAGGCCGACGCTATAATTTTAAAACAGCCGATGTAGAAGCCCTTCGGGAAAATGTACCCGGACTTCGATTTATTTCCCCTAGAAATCAATTAGGTGGTTTCGGCGGGAACAATAACGTGGTTCGCGGGCTACAAACAGGAGCCTTTAATGTATATGGTGATTATCCCGAGATCATTCAGCAAGAACCTATGGATGTTACTTCCGGAAGGTTTATTAACTATCTCGATATTCAAAATAAGCGAAAAGTTGCCATTATTGGTGAAGGGGTGAGGCGTGAACTTTATGAAAAGGATGAGGAGGTTTTGGGAACTTATCTCAAAATAAACGGTGTCAATTTTATGGTAATTGGCACTTATAAGAAAAAAGGTGGCGGCGGCGGAAATGCTGAAGAAGCCCAAAAAGAAATCTATGTACCATTTACCGCGTTTTCCCAGGCTTTTAATATGGGGGATACGGTAGGTTGGATGGCGATTACTGCCCAGGATGAAAATTCTATCACCAGTTTAAAATCAAGCATTTTAGATCTTATAAAAAGCAGGCATTCAATTCATCCAGAAGATGACAGGGCTGTTGGTAATTTTGATCTATATGAAGAATTCAACAAGATAAATGGTTTGTTCGTAGCTCTAAAAGCGGTCGCCTACTTTGTGGGGATTTTGGTATTGCTATCAGGTATAATTGGCATTAGTAATATTATGCTAATTGTGGTAAAAGAAAGAACCAACGAAATTGGCGTAAGGCGCGCCCTTGGTGCTACGCCCTGGTCTATTAGGGGGCAAATTTTAATGGAATCTATCTTCCTTACCATTATTTCAGGAATGACCGGGATTATTTTCGCCACAGGAATAATTGCGGGAATAAATTATGCTTTGAGCGGAATGGATACTTCAGAAATGATGTTTGCCAACCCCAGTGTAGATTTAGGCGTGGTACTTACCGCCCTGGCAATATTAATATGTTCAGGTTTGTTGGCCGGGCTTATACCGGCGCAGAATGCGATTAAAATAAAACCTGTAGATGCTCTAAGAACCGAATAA
- a CDS encoding efflux RND transporter periplasmic adaptor subunit: MKKTVTISILVLIAVVFVGALYYLFQKNQEDPTVYETEQASIETIVKKTVATGNIVPKEEVLIKPNISGIIDEIYIEAGEKVKAGDLIAKIRVIPNVNSLQSAKDGVATAKINLENEEKTFERQKALFEKGVISQNDFDNADANYKRMQQNYRSAKQNFEIVQTGTTSGIGSAANTLIRSTVDGMVLDVPVRVGNQVIESNNFNDGTTLATLADVNEMIFEGKVDESEVGKIKEDLPLEITVGAIENKTFNAVLDYIAPKGIDENGAIQFEIKGTLDKADTTFIRAGLSANASIILDRADEVLAIKEALVQFDPKSQEPFVEVEIGDQQFERRDLELGISDGIQVEVKNGISKDDKIKVWNKVKPSPEFAGS; encoded by the coding sequence ATGAAAAAAACAGTTACCATCTCAATTTTAGTATTGATCGCCGTTGTTTTTGTAGGCGCGTTATACTATTTGTTTCAAAAAAATCAGGAGGATCCTACGGTTTATGAAACCGAGCAGGCTTCAATAGAAACCATCGTTAAGAAAACGGTGGCGACGGGAAACATTGTCCCAAAGGAAGAAGTGCTTATAAAACCGAATATTTCAGGAATTATAGATGAAATATATATCGAAGCCGGCGAAAAAGTTAAGGCTGGAGATCTTATTGCCAAAATACGCGTAATCCCAAATGTTAATTCATTACAAAGCGCCAAAGATGGCGTGGCTACCGCGAAGATAAATTTAGAAAATGAAGAAAAAACTTTTGAAAGACAAAAAGCTTTATTTGAAAAAGGAGTGATCTCTCAAAACGATTTTGATAACGCAGATGCTAACTATAAAAGAATGCAACAGAATTACCGTTCTGCAAAACAAAACTTTGAAATTGTTCAAACAGGAACCACCAGCGGAATTGGAAGTGCAGCTAACACGCTTATTAGATCTACAGTAGATGGGATGGTTTTAGACGTACCGGTGCGGGTAGGAAATCAGGTAATAGAAAGCAACAATTTTAATGACGGTACAACTTTGGCCACACTTGCCGATGTTAACGAAATGATTTTTGAAGGAAAAGTTGACGAAAGTGAAGTTGGGAAAATAAAAGAAGATTTGCCCCTGGAAATAACTGTTGGTGCAATAGAGAATAAAACCTTTAACGCGGTTTTAGATTACATCGCGCCTAAAGGAATAGATGAAAATGGAGCGATTCAGTTTGAGATAAAAGGTACATTAGATAAGGCCGATACTACCTTTATTCGTGCCGGGTTAAGTGCAAATGCGTCTATTATTCTAGATAGGGCCGATGAGGTTTTAGCAATTAAGGAAGCGCTGGTACAATTTGATCCAAAAAGTCAGGAGCCCTTTGTGGAAGTAGAAATCGGAGATCAACAATTTGAAAGAAGGGATCTGGAATTAGGAATTAGTGATGGTATTCAGGTAGAAGTGAAAAATGGTATTTCTAAAGACGATAAAATTAAGGTTTGGAACAAAGTAAAACCAAGTCCGGAATTTGCCGGAAGTTAG
- a CDS encoding TolC family protein — protein sequence MKKYSLLTIFLFSVLFAKAQENNKWTLQECINYALENNISVKQSELDVELAELGRRDAIGNFLPNVNASATNAWNTGLTQNITTGILQTQTTRNFSAGVTASLNLFDGLRNFKQLQRAKISQLATQYALDKMKDDITLFVADSYLQVLFNKQNLEILKMQNEVTQEQLERTRELVEAGSLPQGDLLEIQATNADEKQRIIVAQNNIRISLISLAQTLLIKDYENFDIVERNYDIFGTEILDNPVEDIVAQAREERSEIRIAEANRELAQKDVEIAKGAYYPSVGAFFNYNTRESGQGRIVGAEIDPNDPTREIGVVEQTGDIVVAPNVLTTIGSPLPFFEQLQRNDGITYGLQVSVPIFNGLATRIQVRRSQVNAKRAEYELEQAELDLEANVYQAYVDAEGAFEAYEAALVAANAQEQAFDYSTQRFDVGISNAFDFSQAKLRYENAQSEVLRTKYDYIFKLKVLELYFGVPVTDLKF from the coding sequence ATGAAAAAATACAGCTTACTAACCATATTTTTATTTTCTGTTTTATTTGCAAAAGCCCAGGAAAACAACAAATGGACACTTCAGGAATGTATTAATTATGCCCTGGAGAATAATATTTCAGTAAAACAAAGCGAGCTCGATGTAGAGTTGGCAGAATTGGGAAGAAGGGATGCGATTGGTAATTTTCTTCCAAATGTAAACGCTTCCGCAACTAACGCATGGAATACCGGTCTTACCCAAAATATAACTACCGGTATTTTACAAACGCAAACTACAAGAAACTTTTCCGCAGGGGTTACCGCAAGTCTCAACCTTTTTGACGGCCTTAGGAATTTTAAGCAATTGCAACGCGCTAAAATATCACAACTTGCCACCCAGTATGCGCTAGATAAGATGAAAGACGATATAACGCTTTTTGTTGCAGATTCTTACTTGCAGGTGCTTTTTAATAAGCAAAACCTTGAAATTCTTAAAATGCAAAATGAAGTTACCCAGGAACAATTGGAAAGAACCAGGGAGCTAGTGGAGGCCGGTTCTTTGCCGCAAGGTGATCTTCTGGAAATACAGGCTACGAATGCCGATGAAAAACAGCGAATAATCGTTGCTCAAAACAATATTAGAATCTCCCTTATTAGTTTAGCGCAAACCTTACTTATAAAAGATTACGAGAATTTTGATATCGTAGAGAGAAACTATGATATTTTTGGGACTGAAATTCTAGATAATCCGGTAGAAGATATTGTAGCGCAGGCTAGAGAAGAACGCTCTGAAATTAGAATCGCTGAAGCGAACAGGGAATTAGCGCAAAAAGATGTTGAAATTGCCAAAGGAGCTTATTACCCAAGCGTAGGAGCATTTTTTAACTACAATACCAGGGAATCGGGCCAGGGAAGAATAGTTGGTGCAGAGATAGACCCAAATGATCCTACCCGCGAAATTGGTGTGGTAGAACAAACTGGTGATATTGTGGTTGCTCCTAATGTACTTACTACCATTGGCAGCCCACTACCATTTTTTGAACAGTTACAACGCAACGATGGTATTACTTATGGTTTACAGGTTAGTGTACCAATTTTTAATGGATTGGCAACCAGAATCCAGGTAAGAAGAAGCCAGGTGAACGCCAAACGTGCCGAGTACGAATTAGAACAGGCAGAGCTGGATCTTGAGGCAAATGTTTATCAGGCTTATGTAGATGCCGAAGGAGCTTTTGAAGCTTACGAGGCGGCCCTTGTTGCCGCAAATGCACAGGAACAGGCTTTTGATTATTCTACACAGCGTTTTGATGTGGGAATTTCTAATGCTTTTGATTTTAGCCAGGCGAAACTAAGATATGAAAACGCACAAAGTGAAGTGCTAAGAACCAAATACGATTACATTTTTAAATTAAAAGTACTTGAATTATATTTTGGAGTACCAGTGACAGATCTTAAATTTTAA